In one window of Haloimpatiens sp. FM7315 DNA:
- a CDS encoding peptidylprolyl isomerase translates to MSNKVLAIVNGVEITELDLQDALNRVPQNQRNHYTSETGKKQLLDQMVGFELLYNDAKVKEQDKENEFLKQLEIIKKDALIQYSIQKMFKGITVSDEEVNKFYEENKNQFKTPETVSAKHILVDTEEEATKIADEIKNGLSFEEAAGKYSKCPSKAQGGSLGNFARGQMVPEFEDAAFSLEIGVVSMPVKTQFGYHLIKVEDKKESSSRELKEVEGFIKNRLLQEKQSHKYLDDVEELKGKYNVEIK, encoded by the coding sequence ATGAGTAATAAAGTTTTAGCTATAGTAAATGGAGTAGAGATAACAGAATTAGATTTACAAGATGCTCTAAATAGAGTGCCACAAAATCAAAGAAATCACTACACTTCAGAGACAGGAAAAAAACAATTATTAGATCAAATGGTAGGTTTCGAACTACTTTATAATGATGCTAAGGTTAAAGAACAAGATAAAGAAAATGAATTTTTAAAGCAACTAGAAATAATAAAAAAAGATGCGTTAATACAATATTCAATCCAAAAAATGTTTAAAGGAATAACTGTAAGTGATGAAGAAGTAAATAAGTTTTATGAGGAGAATAAAAACCAATTTAAAACTCCAGAAACAGTATCAGCAAAACATATTTTAGTAGATACTGAAGAAGAAGCTACTAAAATAGCTGATGAAATTAAAAATGGATTGTCTTTTGAAGAAGCAGCTGGAAAATATTCAAAGTGCCCTTCAAAAGCTCAAGGAGGAAGCCTAGGAAACTTTGCTAGAGGTCAAATGGTTCCTGAGTTTGAAGATGCAGCTTTTTCATTAGAAATAGGAGTAGTAAGTATGCCTGTTAAAACTCAATTTGGATATCATTTAATAAAAGTTGAAGATAAAAAAGAAAGTTCTTCAAGAGAATTAAAAGAAGTAGAAGGATTTATAAAAAATAGATTACTTCAAGAAAAACAAAGTCATAAATATTTAGACGATGTAGAAGAATTAAAAGGAAAATACAACGTAGAAATAAAATAG